A window of Photobacterium sp. GJ3 contains these coding sequences:
- a CDS encoding response regulator transcription factor, which yields MDAQYTIVIADDHPLFRNALFQSVHMAVSKANLLEADSLETLLQLLEKEPDVDLLLLDLKMPGANGMSGLIQLRAQYPELPVVVVSANEEASVIRQVRHHGAFGFIPKSSDMRALISALNQVLDGDPYFPPGIGEDEDNPEMDALAAKIATLTPQQYKVLCMLSDGLLNKQIAYELNVSEATIKAHMTAIFRKLGVKNRTQAVILLNELGGE from the coding sequence ATGGACGCTCAGTACACCATTGTCATCGCCGATGACCACCCGCTGTTTCGCAATGCCCTGTTTCAATCGGTGCATATGGCGGTCAGCAAAGCGAATCTGCTGGAAGCGGATTCCCTTGAAACGCTCCTACAACTGCTTGAGAAAGAACCGGATGTTGACCTGTTGCTGCTGGATTTAAAAATGCCCGGCGCCAATGGAATGTCCGGACTGATCCAGCTCCGTGCTCAATATCCTGAACTGCCTGTAGTGGTGGTTTCTGCCAACGAAGAAGCGTCGGTGATCCGTCAGGTCCGGCATCATGGTGCCTTCGGGTTCATTCCGAAATCCAGCGACATGCGGGCGCTGATCAGTGCGCTGAATCAGGTTCTGGACGGCGATCCCTACTTCCCGCCAGGGATTGGTGAAGATGAAGACAACCCGGAAATGGATGCGCTGGCGGCCAAGATTGCGACCCTGACCCCCCAGCAATACAAAGTTTTGTGTATGTTATCAGATGGGTTGCTCAACAAGCAGATTGCCTATGAGCTGAATGTCTCTGAAGCTACGATTAAAGCGCATATGACCGCCATCTTCCGCAAACTTGGTGTCAAGAACCGGACGCAGGCGGTCATCCTGCTCAACGAACTCGGAGGCGAGTAA
- a CDS encoding protein-disulfide reductase DsbD has translation MTILRHLPISRLFVFACLLLSLPLRAEFSLPGLTDNASQNSFVPVDQAFAFNFDQRGDQLVLDWQVKPGYYLYQHQFSVTTQDAVVGEIHLPAGTPYKDEFFGEVNIYPASMALNVPIKQAGDKATLTVRYQGCAKAGFCYPPETREVPLFAVTGTPPGSHEPVKANLILPAAEAATATNPANDTQSRPDTAAPQSRQDQLASELAEQWWTPLLFLALGIGLAFTPCVLPMYPILTGIVLGRGQLSTSRTFTLAFTYVQGMALTYTVLGLVVASAGLQFQAALQHPYVLIGLSALFVLLALSMFGAYTLQLPASVQTWLNQLSNQQKGGQLGGVFAMGAISGLVCSPCTTAPLSGALIYVAQSGDLLTGAVALYALAIGMGIPLILVAMFGNRLLPKAGAWMDRVKAFFGFVLLAVPLFLLERILPESWMPFLWAGFGLALFGWLYHVKQGLSHSWRSSLVGIVAIVGLLGSLLPIYQAVFQTSGSQTVTTPVPDITFQRVADMAELDAALAQAKAEGKPVMLDFYADWCVACKEFDKYTFHDASVAPQLQRFVLLQADVTQSTPDDIKLLQKMNVLGLPTLDFWHADGEQAPKARLTGFVEAAPFLDHLKANQLIAQP, from the coding sequence ATGACGATATTGCGACATTTGCCCATCTCACGTTTGTTTGTCTTTGCGTGCCTGCTGCTCAGCCTGCCGTTGCGGGCCGAGTTTTCTCTGCCGGGCCTGACTGACAATGCGAGCCAGAACAGCTTTGTCCCTGTGGATCAGGCGTTTGCATTCAACTTTGATCAACGTGGTGATCAACTGGTGCTGGACTGGCAGGTCAAGCCCGGCTATTACCTGTACCAGCATCAGTTTTCAGTCACCACTCAGGACGCTGTGGTCGGTGAGATTCACCTGCCAGCCGGAACGCCTTACAAGGATGAGTTCTTTGGCGAGGTCAATATTTATCCGGCGTCTATGGCGCTGAATGTTCCGATCAAACAGGCCGGAGACAAGGCTACGCTGACCGTCCGCTATCAGGGCTGCGCCAAAGCCGGATTCTGCTACCCGCCGGAAACCCGTGAAGTCCCGCTGTTTGCCGTTACAGGCACACCGCCCGGCAGTCATGAGCCGGTCAAAGCAAACCTGATCCTCCCTGCGGCTGAAGCCGCTACTGCAACAAACCCGGCAAACGACACTCAATCTCGTCCGGACACCGCTGCCCCGCAGTCCCGGCAGGATCAGCTGGCCAGTGAACTGGCAGAACAGTGGTGGACGCCGTTGCTCTTTCTGGCGCTGGGCATCGGGCTGGCCTTCACCCCGTGTGTCCTGCCGATGTACCCGATTCTGACTGGCATCGTCCTCGGACGCGGCCAGCTCAGCACCAGCCGGACCTTTACCCTCGCATTCACTTATGTCCAGGGCATGGCACTGACTTACACCGTGCTGGGGTTAGTGGTCGCTTCGGCCGGACTCCAGTTTCAGGCCGCCTTACAGCATCCGTATGTGCTGATTGGCCTGAGTGCACTCTTCGTGTTGCTCGCGCTGTCGATGTTTGGCGCCTATACCCTGCAACTGCCCGCCAGTGTCCAGACCTGGCTGAATCAGCTCAGTAACCAGCAAAAAGGCGGCCAGTTGGGCGGGGTCTTTGCCATGGGTGCCATTTCCGGTCTGGTTTGCTCACCGTGCACCACGGCACCGCTGTCCGGCGCACTGATTTATGTCGCCCAAAGTGGGGACTTACTTACCGGTGCGGTCGCGCTCTATGCGCTGGCCATCGGGATGGGAATTCCGCTGATTCTGGTGGCCATGTTCGGCAACCGCCTGCTGCCCAAAGCCGGGGCCTGGATGGATCGGGTGAAAGCCTTCTTCGGATTTGTGCTGCTGGCCGTGCCGCTCTTCCTGCTGGAACGCATTCTGCCTGAATCATGGATGCCCTTCCTGTGGGCCGGGTTTGGACTTGCACTGTTTGGCTGGCTGTATCACGTCAAACAGGGCCTGAGCCATTCCTGGCGCAGCAGTCTGGTGGGCATCGTAGCCATTGTCGGTCTGCTCGGATCGCTGCTGCCGATCTACCAGGCCGTGTTCCAGACGTCCGGCTCTCAGACGGTCACAACTCCCGTCCCGGACATCACCTTCCAGCGGGTTGCTGATATGGCGGAACTGGATGCTGCGCTGGCTCAGGCGAAAGCTGAAGGAAAACCTGTGATGCTGGATTTCTATGCCGACTGGTGCGTCGCCTGTAAGGAATTTGATAAATATACCTTCCACGATGCGTCAGTTGCCCCGCAGCTGCAGCGCTTTGTCCTGCTGCAGGCTGATGTCACCCAAAGTACACCGGACGACATCAAGCTGCTGCAAAAAATGAACGTGCTGGGGCTACCGACACTGGATTTCTGGCATGCCGACGGTGAGCAGGCCCCGAAAGCACGCCTGACCGGATTTGTGGAGGCCGCACCTTTCCTCGATCACCTCAAGGCAAACCAGTTGATTGCTCAACCCTGA
- a CDS encoding anaerobic C4-dicarboxylate transporter, translated as MIGIELFVVLAFIFLGARIGGIGIGFAGGAGVLVLSLGLGLPAGHIPVDVILIIMSVITAIAAMQVAGGMDWLVHLAECFLRKHPKRITFYAPMVTYGMTLLAGTGHTAFSTLPVIAEVAKEQGIRPSRPLSIAVIASQIAITASPISAALVFFSGLLEPLGISYLTLLAICIPSTFLACMVGAMIASFLGCELKDDPVYQDRLAKGLVNVQGSQTRQIPASAKPATFIFLTAIAAVVIYATLVSDAVGLIPDPAMGRNDAIMVFMLTAAMAIVLLTKIDASQIANAATFKSGMSACVCVLGVAWLGDTFVASHIDEIKGVAGELLAQYPWMLAVTLFFASMLLYSQGATTTALMPAALAIGVSPLTAIASFAAVSALFVLPTYPTLLAAVEMDDTGSTRIGNLVFNHPFFLPGVTTIAASVALGFVFGPMIA; from the coding sequence ATGATTGGAATTGAACTGTTCGTTGTACTGGCTTTTATTTTTCTCGGCGCGCGGATCGGCGGGATCGGCATCGGATTCGCCGGTGGCGCCGGTGTTCTGGTGCTGTCGCTCGGACTGGGCCTGCCCGCCGGGCACATTCCGGTTGATGTCATTTTGATCATCATGTCAGTCATCACCGCCATCGCTGCCATGCAAGTGGCCGGGGGCATGGACTGGCTGGTGCATCTGGCGGAATGCTTTTTACGCAAACATCCCAAACGCATCACCTTCTATGCTCCGATGGTGACTTACGGCATGACACTGCTGGCGGGTACCGGGCACACCGCGTTCTCGACCCTGCCCGTCATCGCTGAAGTCGCGAAAGAACAAGGGATCCGGCCGTCCCGCCCGCTGTCGATCGCAGTGATTGCCTCTCAGATTGCCATCACCGCCTCCCCCATTTCCGCCGCACTGGTGTTCTTTTCCGGGTTGCTGGAACCTTTGGGGATCAGTTATCTGACGTTACTGGCCATCTGTATTCCGAGTACGTTTCTGGCCTGTATGGTCGGAGCGATGATCGCCAGTTTTTTAGGATGCGAGCTCAAAGATGATCCGGTCTATCAGGACAGACTTGCAAAAGGTCTGGTGAACGTTCAGGGCAGTCAGACCCGACAGATTCCGGCCAGTGCCAAACCGGCCACCTTTATTTTTCTCACGGCCATCGCTGCCGTCGTGATTTATGCCACGCTGGTGTCCGACGCCGTCGGCCTGATCCCTGATCCGGCAATGGGCCGGAACGATGCCATCATGGTCTTCATGCTGACAGCGGCCATGGCGATTGTGCTGCTCACCAAGATTGATGCGAGTCAGATCGCCAATGCCGCGACCTTTAAATCCGGGATGAGCGCCTGTGTGTGCGTGTTAGGGGTCGCCTGGCTGGGGGATACTTTTGTCGCCAGCCATATTGATGAAATCAAAGGCGTTGCCGGAGAACTGCTGGCTCAGTATCCGTGGATGCTGGCAGTCACACTGTTCTTTGCCTCCATGCTGCTCTACTCCCAGGGCGCAACCACCACGGCCCTGATGCCCGCTGCGCTGGCCATCGGCGTCTCACCCCTGACTGCCATTGCCTCCTTTGCAGCGGTCAGCGCGCTCTTTGTGTTGCCCACTTATCCGACCCTGCTGGCAGCGGTGGAGATGGATGACACCGGTTCGACCCGGATTGGCAATCTGGTGTTTAACCATCCCTTCTTCCTGCCCGGCGTGACCACGATTGCCGCCTCTGTCGCACTCGGTTTTGTGTTCGGTCCCATGATTGCGTGA
- a CDS encoding FxsA family protein translates to MFPVLLLLFILVPVIEIALFIQVGGVLGLWTTLFLVLLTAIVGASLVRSQGIATLMSVQDRLNRGELPAQQILEGVMLAVAGVLLLTPGFMTDAMGLVVLLPAPRAALAKYLMTKVKVQSMHQGGFGGGFGSQGPFSQRGPFERDENGDIFDGEYERKDEKEKKDKSDDDDQHRLH, encoded by the coding sequence GTGTTTCCTGTTCTCTTGTTGCTGTTTATTCTGGTCCCCGTGATTGAAATTGCCCTCTTTATTCAGGTTGGCGGTGTGCTGGGATTGTGGACCACCTTATTTCTGGTGCTGCTCACAGCCATCGTCGGCGCATCACTGGTCCGCAGCCAGGGCATTGCGACTCTGATGTCGGTGCAGGATCGGCTCAATCGCGGTGAGTTACCTGCCCAGCAGATTCTGGAAGGTGTCATGCTGGCGGTGGCTGGTGTTTTGCTGCTGACGCCGGGATTTATGACGGATGCCATGGGGTTGGTCGTATTGCTGCCCGCACCCCGTGCAGCGCTGGCCAAATACCTGATGACCAAAGTGAAAGTGCAGAGCATGCATCAGGGCGGCTTTGGCGGCGGTTTTGGTTCACAGGGACCGTTTTCTCAGCGCGGTCCGTTTGAACGGGATGAGAACGGAGATATCTTTGACGGCGAGTATGAACGCAAAGACGAAAAAGAGAAAAAAGACAAATCAGACGACGATGATCAGCATCGTCTGCACTGA
- a CDS encoding MATE family efflux transporter: MTQAERPDKHGLLSDPIPEVLRRLTIPMVFGMVAILMFNLVDTFFISLLGTQALAAVSFTFPVTFALNSITMGVGVGLSACIGRLLGGGDTHAAARVSSHGLLLAVLLVVAAATLGLLTIDPLFRLLGAEDNLLPIIHEYMNVWYLAIPLLVIPMAGNSAIRATGDAKTPAKIMMLAGGINGVLDPMLIFGLGPFPELGVQGAAISSGVSWAVALVWSLRVLIVREKLLATPDLRLIFADWRQILHVGTPAGLSNALTPLSNALVMTLLATQGTASVAAYGAAMRIESLLMLVMIALGSALMPFMAQNLGAEQPKRAFTALFTAMKFAIGFQLLVFIMMVPLSWPISAMFSQDEAVQTQLWHYLILVPASYGLLAVCMQLINALNALHLSFQALLWNLIRLFGLLLPAAWIGGQLNGTEGLFTGIAVANVLCGLAALVYARQLRRKHIKVTESQAADSSSISR; encoded by the coding sequence ATGACCCAAGCAGAACGCCCCGATAAACACGGTTTGTTGTCCGATCCGATTCCGGAAGTTTTACGACGCCTGACCATTCCCATGGTGTTCGGCATGGTCGCGATCCTGATGTTCAATCTGGTCGACACCTTTTTTATCTCGCTGCTGGGCACTCAGGCACTGGCTGCCGTGAGTTTTACCTTTCCCGTCACTTTTGCCCTGAACTCGATCACCATGGGCGTCGGGGTGGGTTTATCCGCTTGTATTGGCCGATTGCTGGGCGGGGGTGACACGCATGCAGCGGCTCGGGTCTCAAGTCATGGCCTCCTGCTGGCAGTGCTGCTGGTGGTCGCGGCAGCGACGCTGGGACTGCTGACCATTGACCCGCTGTTCCGCCTGCTCGGGGCTGAAGACAATCTGCTGCCCATCATTCACGAATACATGAACGTCTGGTATCTGGCGATCCCGTTGCTGGTGATCCCAATGGCCGGTAACAGTGCCATTCGTGCTACGGGAGATGCCAAAACCCCGGCAAAAATTATGATGCTGGCTGGCGGGATCAATGGGGTACTCGATCCGATGTTGATTTTTGGCCTCGGCCCGTTTCCTGAATTGGGCGTACAAGGCGCAGCCATTTCAAGTGGGGTCAGTTGGGCAGTCGCGCTGGTCTGGTCGCTGCGGGTGCTGATTGTCCGTGAAAAACTACTGGCAACCCCGGATTTACGACTCATCTTTGCCGACTGGCGGCAAATTCTGCACGTAGGTACGCCAGCAGGACTCTCAAACGCGCTGACGCCGCTCTCAAACGCGCTGGTCATGACATTGCTGGCAACACAAGGCACGGCGTCTGTGGCAGCCTATGGTGCCGCGATGCGGATTGAATCGTTACTGATGCTGGTGATGATTGCTCTGGGCTCAGCCCTGATGCCCTTCATGGCACAAAATTTAGGTGCAGAGCAGCCCAAGCGGGCGTTTACAGCGTTGTTTACTGCCATGAAGTTTGCCATCGGCTTTCAGTTACTGGTCTTCATCATGATGGTGCCGCTCAGCTGGCCGATTTCCGCCATGTTCAGTCAGGATGAAGCCGTCCAGACGCAGCTGTGGCATTACCTGATCCTGGTGCCAGCCAGTTATGGCTTACTGGCCGTTTGTATGCAGTTAATCAATGCGCTGAATGCCCTGCACCTGTCATTTCAGGCATTGCTGTGGAACCTGATCCGCCTGTTTGGTCTGCTGCTGCCCGCAGCATGGATTGGCGGACAACTCAATGGTACTGAAGGGCTGTTTACCGGCATTGCCGTCGCGAATGTGCTGTGTGGCCTGGCAGCCTTGGTGTATGCGAGACAATTGCGACGCAAGCATATCAAAGTCACAGAGTCGCAAGCAGCAGATTCGTCGTCCATCTCACGCTGA
- a CDS encoding co-chaperone GroES: MNIRPLHDRVIVERQEVESKSAGGIVLTGSAAEKSTRGIVLAVGKGRILENGSVQPLDVKVGDTVIFSEGYATKTEKIEGKEVLIMSETDILAIVE, encoded by the coding sequence ATGAATATTCGTCCTTTACATGACCGAGTGATCGTTGAGCGCCAGGAAGTTGAATCAAAATCTGCTGGTGGCATCGTTCTGACTGGTTCTGCTGCAGAAAAATCGACCCGCGGTATCGTACTGGCTGTGGGCAAAGGCCGCATTCTGGAGAATGGCTCTGTGCAGCCGTTGGACGTGAAAGTTGGTGATACTGTGATTTTCTCAGAAGGTTATGCAACCAAGACCGAGAAGATTGAAGGCAAAGAAGTTCTGATTATGTCTGAAACTGACATCTTGGCAATTGTTGAATAA
- the groL gene encoding chaperonin GroEL (60 kDa chaperone family; promotes refolding of misfolded polypeptides especially under stressful conditions; forms two stacked rings of heptamers to form a barrel-shaped 14mer; ends can be capped by GroES; misfolded proteins enter the barrel where they are refolded when GroES binds), whose translation MAAKDVKFGNDARVKMLEGVNVLADAVKVTLGPKGRNVVLDKSFGAPTITKDGVSVAREIELEDKFQNMGAQMVKEVASQANDAAGDGTTTATVLAQSIVNEGLKAVAAGMNPMDLKRGIDKAVVAAVEELKALSQPCTDSKAIAQVGTISANSDATVGNIIAEAMERVGRDGVITVEEGQALQDELDVVEGMQFDRGYLSPYFINNQEAGSVDLESPFILLVDKKISNIRELLPTLEAVAKASRPLLIIAEDVEGEALATLVVNNMRGIVKVAAVKAPGFGDRRKAMLQDIAVLTAGTVISEEIGMELDKVVLEDLGQAKRVTITKENTTIIDGHGEETAIQGRVTQIRQQIEDATSDYDKEKLQERVAKLAGGVAVIKVGAATEVEMKEKKDRVEDALHATRAAVEEGVVAGGGVALIRAASKLTELTGDNEEQNVGIRVALRAMEAPIRQITRNAGDEESVVANEVKNGEGNFGYNAATGEYGDMLEMGILDPTKVTRSALQFAASVAGLMITTEAMVTDLPKDDAPDMGAAMGGMGGMGGMM comes from the coding sequence ATGGCTGCTAAAGACGTAAAATTTGGTAATGACGCTCGTGTAAAAATGCTGGAAGGTGTAAACGTTCTGGCTGACGCTGTGAAAGTCACTCTGGGCCCGAAAGGCCGTAACGTAGTACTGGACAAGTCGTTCGGTGCACCAACCATCACCAAAGATGGTGTTTCTGTTGCGCGTGAAATTGAACTGGAAGACAAGTTCCAGAACATGGGCGCACAAATGGTGAAAGAAGTTGCTTCTCAGGCGAACGACGCAGCGGGCGACGGCACCACAACAGCAACCGTGCTGGCGCAATCGATCGTCAACGAAGGTCTGAAAGCTGTGGCTGCGGGCATGAACCCGATGGATCTGAAGCGCGGTATCGACAAAGCGGTTGTGGCTGCGGTTGAAGAACTGAAAGCGCTGTCTCAGCCTTGTACCGACAGCAAAGCGATTGCTCAGGTGGGTACAATTTCTGCGAACTCTGATGCGACCGTGGGTAACATCATTGCGGAAGCGATGGAAAGAGTGGGCCGCGACGGTGTGATCACCGTTGAAGAAGGTCAGGCACTGCAAGATGAACTGGACGTGGTTGAAGGCATGCAGTTCGATCGTGGTTACCTGTCTCCTTACTTCATTAACAACCAGGAAGCAGGCAGCGTTGATCTGGAAAGCCCGTTCATCCTGCTGGTTGACAAGAAAATCTCAAACATCCGTGAACTGCTGCCAACACTGGAAGCGGTTGCAAAAGCGTCCCGTCCACTGCTGATCATTGCAGAAGACGTGGAAGGTGAAGCACTGGCAACACTGGTTGTGAACAACATGCGTGGCATCGTGAAAGTTGCTGCTGTGAAAGCACCAGGTTTCGGTGACCGTCGTAAAGCTATGCTGCAAGACATCGCTGTCCTGACGGCCGGTACTGTGATTTCTGAAGAAATCGGCATGGAACTGGACAAAGTGGTTCTGGAAGATCTGGGTCAGGCGAAACGCGTGACGATCACCAAAGAAAACACCACCATCATTGATGGCCATGGTGAAGAAACCGCGATTCAGGGCCGTGTGACGCAAATCCGTCAGCAAATCGAAGATGCAACGTCAGACTACGACAAAGAGAAACTGCAAGAGCGTGTTGCCAAACTGGCAGGCGGCGTTGCAGTGATCAAAGTTGGCGCAGCAACTGAAGTTGAAATGAAAGAGAAGAAAGACCGCGTTGAAGATGCCCTGCACGCAACCCGTGCTGCGGTTGAAGAAGGCGTGGTTGCCGGTGGTGGTGTTGCCCTGATCCGTGCGGCATCGAAACTGACCGAGCTGACTGGCGACAACGAAGAGCAAAACGTGGGTATCCGTGTTGCGCTGCGTGCGATGGAAGCGCCAATCCGTCAAATCACTCGTAACGCAGGTGACGAAGAGTCTGTGGTTGCGAACGAAGTGAAGAACGGCGAAGGCAACTTCGGTTACAACGCTGCAACAGGCGAATACGGCGACATGCTGGAAATGGGTATCCTGGATCCAACCAAGGTCACCCGTTCTGCACTGCAGTTTGCAGCATCTGTTGCTGGCCTGATGATCACCACCGAAGCCATGGTCACTGATCTGCCAAAAGACGACGCACCAGACATGGGTGCCGCGATGGGCGGTATGGGTGGCATGGGCGGCATGATGTAA
- a CDS encoding DUF805 domain-containing protein encodes MIEKYLNVWKRSFDYQSRATRSDVLIFTLIHWFVALLLSPLLTVFQGSWIVLFFIPFVLILMVSIVPSLSMLVRRFHDMNMSGKWLGTYFVLSLILFYLMVNLMKEFSVLSGFALVLFVILQFPLSIFIFLSPEHFENRYGKDPRG; translated from the coding sequence GTGATTGAAAAATATTTGAATGTTTGGAAGCGTAGTTTTGATTATCAATCCAGGGCGACTCGTTCGGATGTATTAATTTTCACTTTGATTCATTGGTTTGTGGCTTTGCTTTTGTCACCTTTGTTGACGGTGTTTCAAGGCAGTTGGATCGTTTTATTCTTTATACCTTTTGTACTGATATTGATGGTTTCCATCGTTCCTTCTTTATCTATGCTGGTGAGAAGGTTTCATGACATGAATATGAGTGGAAAGTGGTTGGGTACTTACTTCGTACTGAGTCTGATCCTTTTCTACTTGATGGTTAACCTGATGAAAGAGTTCAGTGTGCTTTCTGGGTTTGCTTTAGTGCTCTTTGTGATACTGCAATTCCCCCTATCAATATTTATTTTCTTGTCGCCTGAACATTTTGAAAATCGATATGGGAAAGACCCAAGGGGATAA
- a CDS encoding DsbA family protein, with translation MSDTKPKITLEFFHDAVCGWCYVLSPRLRKLAERADIEVKQRCFVLQRNDDEMITRFGSLAAAKQEILNHWVACQQHADDPERFEIEGMRAKPFSYPSGYLAALGAKAAELMGNSDTHWDYFDEIQHLHLKVNDNIGDRDVILAAANNIGLDTVRFETLLDSDAVRDAVEADLKRARAFHLRSIPSLIINGEQVVSQTLTEQALLQLLTQVEPV, from the coding sequence ATGTCGGATACAAAGCCCAAAATCACCCTGGAATTTTTTCATGATGCCGTCTGTGGCTGGTGTTATGTCCTGAGCCCAAGGCTGCGCAAGCTGGCTGAGCGGGCAGATATCGAAGTGAAACAGCGCTGTTTTGTGTTGCAGCGTAATGATGACGAGATGATCACGCGCTTTGGTTCACTGGCAGCGGCGAAACAGGAAATTCTCAATCACTGGGTGGCTTGTCAGCAACATGCGGATGATCCGGAGCGGTTTGAAATTGAAGGGATGCGCGCCAAGCCTTTTTCTTATCCGAGCGGTTATCTGGCGGCGTTGGGGGCGAAAGCAGCCGAGCTGATGGGGAACTCGGATACCCACTGGGATTATTTTGATGAAATTCAGCATCTTCACCTCAAAGTGAATGACAACATCGGCGATCGTGACGTGATTCTTGCGGCTGCGAACAACATCGGGCTGGATACCGTGCGTTTTGAAACACTGCTGGACAGTGATGCAGTGCGAGATGCTGTGGAAGCGGATTTGAAGCGTGCCCGGGCATTTCATCTGCGCAGTATTCCCAGCCTCATCATCAATGGTGAGCAGGTGGTTTCGCAAACCCTGACGGAGCAGGCGCTTTTACAACTGCTCACTCAGGTTGAGCCAGTTTAA
- the wrbA gene encoding NAD(P)H:quinone oxidoreductase — MNTKVLVLYYSSYGHVETMAYAVAEGARGVGHVDVDIKRVPELVPEEIARNSGIQRDQLAPIAKPQDLADYDAIIFGTPTRFGNMASQMRNFLDQTGGLWFEQKLVGKIGSVFTSTGTGGGNETTLQSFHTTLFHHGMVVVGLPYTAPGLADVSEVKGGSPLGAACIAGGDGSRQPSEKELALAQFQGMHVATLAKKLSR, encoded by the coding sequence ATGAATACAAAAGTTTTAGTGCTTTATTACTCCAGCTACGGACACGTTGAAACCATGGCGTATGCGGTCGCCGAAGGGGCAAGAGGTGTCGGCCATGTGGACGTAGATATCAAGCGGGTACCAGAACTAGTGCCAGAAGAAATTGCACGAAACTCCGGGATCCAGCGCGATCAGCTGGCACCGATTGCCAAGCCACAGGATCTGGCTGATTACGATGCGATCATTTTTGGTACCCCAACACGCTTTGGCAATATGGCATCGCAGATGCGGAACTTTCTCGATCAGACCGGCGGTTTATGGTTTGAGCAGAAACTGGTGGGAAAGATCGGCAGTGTGTTCACCTCGACTGGCACAGGGGGTGGCAATGAGACCACGCTGCAATCCTTTCATACCACCTTGTTTCACCATGGCATGGTGGTCGTCGGATTACCTTACACCGCGCCGGGTCTGGCTGATGTCTCGGAAGTCAAAGGGGGCTCGCCTCTGGGGGCGGCCTGTATTGCCGGCGGAGATGGTTCCCGTCAGCCATCAGAGAAAGAGCTGGCCCTGGCACAATTTCAGGGCATGCATGTCGCGACACTGGCGAAAAAGCTCAGCCGTTAA
- a CDS encoding LysR family transcriptional regulator gives MTTARVTLEMWRAFIAIAEQGSAAKAALLLHKSQSAVCHSIKKMESLLGQPLFVVEGRQSVLTELGQALLPRAQSLHHNAVQIESVASKYQGQLMTEVSLAVDVLLPHTLTQSVFERFYALYPNVSLRVYETALSGAGQLLASGVVSLAIASQLPKETVAEPLLDLELRCVCAPDFAFAQAQQMTQSELKAHRQVVIRDSGQQNTDSGWLGSHQRLTVSSLDAAIAAVRRGLGFGWLPQHAVAEPCRRGELVLVDLSHGQNRRVSLKLGMNPELAHIGEISTLFELFHSLSMASDAVASLEAE, from the coding sequence ATGACCACTGCGCGTGTCACGCTGGAAATGTGGCGGGCTTTTATCGCCATTGCCGAACAGGGCAGTGCTGCGAAAGCCGCGCTGTTGCTGCATAAGAGTCAGTCGGCGGTTTGCCACAGTATCAAGAAGATGGAGTCACTGCTTGGCCAGCCGTTGTTTGTGGTCGAAGGGCGGCAATCGGTGCTGACGGAGCTTGGGCAGGCGTTACTGCCTCGTGCCCAGAGCCTGCATCATAATGCAGTTCAGATTGAGTCCGTAGCGTCGAAATATCAGGGGCAGTTGATGACTGAAGTGAGTCTTGCTGTGGACGTTCTGCTGCCGCATACACTGACTCAGTCAGTCTTTGAACGCTTTTACGCGTTGTACCCGAACGTTTCTCTGCGGGTTTATGAAACGGCGCTTTCCGGGGCGGGTCAGTTGCTGGCGTCCGGTGTCGTTTCACTGGCCATTGCCAGCCAGTTACCGAAAGAAACTGTGGCTGAACCTTTGCTCGATCTGGAATTACGTTGCGTCTGTGCCCCCGATTTTGCTTTTGCTCAAGCACAGCAGATGACTCAGTCGGAACTGAAAGCACATCGGCAGGTGGTGATCCGGGATTCTGGTCAGCAAAATACGGACAGTGGTTGGTTGGGTTCGCATCAGCGGCTGACGGTGAGCAGTCTTGATGCGGCGATTGCAGCGGTTCGGCGCGGTTTGGGATTTGGCTGGCTGCCACAACATGCGGTGGCTGAACCCTGCCGCCGGGGGGAGTTGGTGCTGGTTGATTTGTCCCATGGACAAAACCGGCGGGTGAGCCTGAAATTGGGAATGAACCCGGAACTGGCTCATATCGGTGAAATCAGCACTTTGTTTGAGCTGTTCCACAGCCTGAGTATGGCTTCGGATGCTGTGGCATCGCTGGAAGCGGAGTGA